AACCTAGCGTATACTTATATGATCAAAAACAAATGAAGTTAGAAGAAGGTGATATTTTATTTATTTATTCGGATGGTTTAGTTGAAGCGGTTAATGGAAACAATGAAGAATTTAGTGAAAAACGATTGAAAAAACTACTACAAAATCAAAGTGAAAACAATGATTTGTCTAGTATTAAAAACGAGCTAATAAAAGAATTTAGGTTATTTATCCAAAATAAAAGACCAGACGATGATATGACATTTTTAATTTGTAAATTTACAAAACCTTAAAAATAAATCAGCTTTATTTAAGGTTAACAAGTTGAGTTTCTACTTCTAACCAAAGTTCTTCACATTCATTTAATTTTTTCTTATAATTATTTAAAGAATTATTAAGCGACTCAATTTCTTGGTAATTGCTATAAGGTATTTTTTCTATTTTCAATTCAATTTCATTTATTTTACAGCTTAAATTTGTAATTTCTGCTTCAATTTTTTGCTTAGATTGAATTAAATTTAACTCGTCTTTTTTAGAATTTTTACGTGATTCAGTAGTGATAACTTTTTCAAAATTATGGTTTTGTTCACTGCTACCTTCTTCGAGCTTTGCCATTTCCATACTTCTGTCTGGACTTAAGATATCTGGAAAATTTGAAAGTTTTGATAATCGCTCATAATCATCAAGTTTACCTTCAAACAACGCAAACCTCCCATCGTTTGTCATCGCAAAAATATGGGTACAAATAGAATCTATGAAATTTCTATCATGACTTACAAAAAGCATTGTGCCCTCGTACTCTTCAATGGCACTTGCAAGAATCTCTACGCTTGACATATCTAAGTGATTGGTAGGTTCATCCAATAATAAGAAATTCGCCTTTTTTAATAACAAACACGCAAGCCCAACCCTACTCTTTTCGCCCCCTGATAAAACTTTAACATATTTAAAAACATCATCGCCCTTAAATAAAAAGTTTCCAAGCACACTCCTAGCCCTTTTCTCACCAATATCATCAGACACTTCTAAAACGTTTTCTAAAACAGTTTTACTTTCATCTAAAACATCAAGCTGATCTTGAGCAAAAAAAGCGAGAGAAACATTATGGCCAAGTTCAAAATGACCATCAATGGCATTAATTTTACTTGCAATTGTTTTAAGAAGAGTTGATTTACCAATTCCATTTGGCCCAATTATTGCAATTTTTTGACCTCTTAAAACTGATAAATTTATGTTTTTTGACAGGACAAATTTTTCATAACCAATTGTCATTGAAGAAATTTTTAAAACTTCTTTACCGCTTTGAACAACCTTCGGAAGAGTAAATATGATTTCATCAATGTCATCATCCAAATCAAAAGAATCCTCAACTTCTTTCATGCGCGCAAGCATTTTCATTCGACTTTGCGCTTGCCGTGACTTAGAAGCCTTTGCTTTAAATCTATCAACAAATTTTTGAATTTCTCCAACACGTTTTTGGTGCCTTTCAAAAGCAGCTGTTTCTAACTCTAAACGTTGTTCCCTTTGCTCTAAAAATGAATCAAAGTTTCCTTTATAAGGGGTAAATTTTCCATTAAATAAATGTAAAGTAATTGTTGATAATCTATTTAACAATGCCCGATCATGCGAAACAAACAACAATGTTCCTTTAAAACTCTGCAAAAATTTTTCAACCCATACTAGACTTGGCAAATCCAAATGATTAGTCGGCTCGTCCAAAACAAGAAAATCAGGATCATTCAAAAAAACTCTGGCTAATTCTAGGCGCATTCGCCATCCACCAGAAAGTTGTTTGGGATGTTTTGATAACTGGGATCCTAAAAATCCAAGTCCAACTAATATTCCTTTTGCTCTAGCTTGTAAGGCATACCCTCCTAATTCACGAAATTGCGTTTCAATAATTTCAAATTTTTTATGTACTTCTTCAGAATAATTATGCTCCATTTCATGTAAAACCAAATCAAGCCTTTGTTTTAATTCTCTTAGTTTTACAGCACCATCAATGCATTCGTCTAATATAGTTGCTTTAGGATTAGGATTTGGCTCTTGCGGCAAGTATCCAAGATTTAATTTACTAGGTTTAAGAATATCACCTTTATCAGGCTCTTCTAACCCACAAATTATATTTAATAGAGTTGATTTTCCAGCACCATTAGGTCCAACTAATGCAATTCTTTCTCCCTCAGGAAAGTGGTATGTAGAATTTTGGAAAAGAACTTTTTTACCATAAGACTTATATAAATTATCAATACGAATCATTTAACTATTCCACTCCAAAATTATCATTTTTACTTTCTAGCCACATAACAAACTCATGCAATGCTACTTTTTGATACTCCAAAATCTCGTTAAAGATTTCGTGCCCAGCGCCTTGAATAACTTTTAAGCTATTACCATTGTTATGAAAATATGAAACATACTTTTTTGTCTTTTCGACATCGACAAGCTTATCATCAGATGCCGCTACAATTTTTATAGGATTTTTTATCATTTGAATAGCATTTATTATTTTAGATTCATCAACAGCACTTAAAAATATATAGCCCATTCTAGCAGAAATAAATTTTAAAATTTCTTTATCACTTTGTGCTGCTTGATTATTTTTAGGGTTATTAGAAAGACTATTTGGTGAAATTCCAGTTGGAACAAATAGATTTGGCAAATACTTTGACAAATTGTTAGCAATTAATTTTTTCCATTTAGGTATCTTCTGTTTTACGCTATAACAAGGAGAACTTAAAAAAACATTTAAAGAAGAATAGTTCATATGAGCCAATGCATATGTAACAAGAAGTGAACCAAAGCTATGGCCAAGTAAACCAAAAAATTTTTTATTATTTGCATTTATATTAAAAATTTTTTTAACATGGTCACACATAAAAATTATATCTAAAATAAAAGCATGCAAATTTTCAGCATCTCCTCGAAGAGGACCTGATCGTCCATGCCCCCTGATGTCAAAAATTGCGAAAGCAAGATTTTTAGAGCAGACAATTTCTGCTAGATGCGAATATCGCCCACTATGCTCTCCAAAACCATGAACGGCAAGGACAACGCCATCTGGTTTTATTTCTAACTGGTTCTTAATTGCAGGCGTATATAACCTAAAAAACAATTGATTTCCGTCGAAACTTTTGATTTTTTCAGTATATTCTTGAAACATCGCATATACCCCCCTTGCTTCAAATTTTCCTACAAATTTTTAGATAGCTGCAATGTTTTCACACAACATTCCAATGAAAACAAAATATCCTGTAAAAGAATTTATTAAAATTTCCTTAATCTGCACTAAGGAGACAACCATGCTACGAAGCTTAAATACAGCTGCGACAGGAATGGACTCACAGCAAAAATTAATTGATACACTATCCAATAATATGGCTAACGTAAATACCATAGGATTTAAAGCAAGTAAGGCATATTTTCATGATCTTCTTTATCAAAATATTCGCGCTCCAGGCCTACAGACAACGACAGGAGTCATTGCACCAAGTGGCATTCAAATTGGAAATGGCTCTAAAATCGTTGCGGTAGAAAAAACGTTTGAGGAAGGAGCAATTAAAATTACAAACAAAGATACAGATATGGCAATTATGGGTAAAGGTTTTTTTAGAATTCAATTGCCTGATGGTAACATTGCATATACTCGTGATGGTACATTTCGCAGATCGGCTGATGGCAGAATAGTCACTTCAGAAGGTCTTCCATTAATTCCAGAAATTGTTGTTCCAGCAAACACTCTTCATCTTAATATCGGAATTGATGGTATTGTCACAGCAAAAGTAAGTGGAGAACAAGAACCAAGAAATCTTGGTCAAATCACTCTTGCAAACTTTATCAACCCTGCAGGTTTGAATTCAATGGGAAGAAACTTATACACAGCGACTCAAGCTTCTGGAGAAGCCATAGTTTCTATACCTGGTGAAAATGGACTTGGAACCATTGATCAAGGAGAACTCGAAACCAGCAATGTAAATATTGTTGAAGAAATGGTGCAACTTATTGTTGGACAAAGAGCATATGAATTAAACAGTAAAGTTATTAAAACAGGCGATGAAATGCTTTCATCTACTAACCAAATGAAATAGCAGGATTACATGAACGCTATAGCATCTCCTCCAGCCATATATGTTGAATACAAATCACTCTCAAATAATCCTGAGATTTTAGAAATTCAAAAAGATATTTTAGTTCAATTTATTAAAGCAAATAAACATGAAAATAGCTTAGTAGTTGAAAATACTGATAATATAAACGAAGTGATAAATAAAAATACGGTACTGAGCATAAAATGCATAAGTTGTCAGATAAATAATAGTAATCTTTATGAAATTATCCCAAATTCAATGCGTAAAATTAAAAATAATTTTGTAACAGAATACCGATTTGATCTTAAAAATTCTATTGAGCAAAAATTTTCGTGGCATATAGAAATAATGGAAAAAAAGAACATATACTATATTGTAGCAAAACAGACTATTAATCCAAACATGATAATTTTTGAAAAAGACTTAGAAATATTAAGGTGCACTTCTGGAGAAAACAAATGTACGCCTAAATATCCTTTTATAGAATTGAAAGAAGCTCAAAAACAATTAAATTTTTATAATAATAAAAAAACATCTCAATTTTTATCAATAAAGCAAGAAATTGAGCCAAAAAGTCTTTCTCAAGAAATTTTAGTTAGAGCAGGAGAAATAATAAAAATAATCTATTCACCAAAAGATTCATTAGTATTGCAAACTATGGGAAAATCTTTGTCTAATGGTGGACGTGGCGAGTTAATTCGTGTTCAATTAACCGACTGGCATGATAAAGGCTTCGTTCCACATTCAACAAAAAGAATTATAGAAGGTATTGTCATCGCGCCAAGCGAGGTTGAATATGCAGCAAACTAGTAAAAAATATAAGTATTATAAACTATTAGATGAAATTAGTCTACAAGATGAAGAGGGATATGTAGAAAACATAAAAAATAAACTACATGAAGAAATTAAAAAACAAAATAAAAATCCAATTAAAAATCAAAAAAATAAAAAAAATAGTGTTTGGATTACTGCAATAGAACGCTATTTAAGATCTATTGAATATGCTTTTGACAAAGGGAATTTAACAAGTCAAAAAGTATCTTTAGCACTAGATAAAATTCCAGAACCTACTTCTAAAAAATTTGTGCTACGTTTTACAATTGTTTTTTTTATTATAGTACTTTTAGTTTTTTTTACAAGTTGTAAAGCATATTCACAAACAAGTACTTTGCAAAATACTAATAACAACACTTCCAATAAAACTGATAATTTAAAAAACCAAGAACAGATTTTTATTAAAAGAGAAAATTTACAAATAAAAAATAAAGAAGCGGGTTCAAGCACAGGAAGTATTTGGGCAGATTCAACGCAGCCCAAAGGCCTTGTTACAGATTATCAACCTACGCATATTGGAGACGTCATTAATGTTACAATTCCTGAAGATTTACAATTTACACCTCCTGCAGATCAAGCCAATGCAGCAAACGCACAAAAATTTGACCCGGTAAAATCATTAAAATTTGAAGTCATCGGCATTGAACCGGGAGGAGACGTTTTTTTAAGAGCTACAAAAAATTATGTCAGTGAAACAGGAGAAAATCGCTCAATTTTAGTAATGGCTAAAATGCCGCAAAGAAATCTTAATAAATTTGAAATTAGTGCAAACGAGCTTACACAAGTTGCAGTCAACGCAAACATTAATGGGGCAACTTCCGACTACTCATACTCGGGTTGGGATAAAATTATTTCTCGAAAAGTTTCTGGTTTTGCGCCTGATTTAAACTCAATGGCAACTGCTCTTGAAGGAAAAACGAAAGAGCTAGAAACCCAACAAAAAGCTTTAAAAGATCAACAAAAAAGCTTACAAGAAGAAGCAGATAGGCTTAAAAAAGATAGAGAAAGACTCAATTCTGAAACAGCTAAAGCAAAACAACTTTTGGACTCTGCAACAATTGTTGATGCACCAAGTGATGGCGGTAAAGGCGGAAATAATAAATAATAAACTTTTATGTTAAGGTGATTCAATTGTCTAAGAAGAAAGAATATTATTACAACTATATAATTATATTGTTTACAACTATCTTTACTCTATTTTTTTTAGATAAAAGTTATACATTAGAAGCAGATCTTTCTGTCAGAATTAAGGACCTCGTAGAAGTAAAAGGTGTCCGAACTAACCCACTTTCTGGTTTAGGAATTGTTGTTGGCCTTCAGGGTACAGGTGATAGTAAAGCAAGCATTGCGACAAATAAAGCAGCAGCACTGATGATAAATCGTTTAGGAATTACTGTAACACCACAAGAAGTTATTACAAAAAATATTGCTGTTGTTATTGTTACAGCAGACTTACCTCCATTTGCAAGAATAGGAGATAAAATTAACATAAGAATTTCAAGCATAGGTGATAGCACGAGCCTAGAAGGTGGAACGTTACTTTTAACAAGCCTTAGCGCTGCTGATGGACAAGTTTATGTAACTGCTCAAGGTAGTATTAGCCAAGGAACTTCTATGGCTGGTAACGAAGGTGGAGCCGGACAACCAGCAAAAAATACAACCCCAAAAACTGTATCGTTAGCATTAAGTGGAATTGTTGAAAAAGAGTTTTTATCTACTTTTATAAATAATAATAAAATTGAATTAAGCTTAAAAAAAGCTGACTTTACAACTGCAAATAGAATAGCCAAAACACTGAATGATTATTTTGGAGAATTTATTGCAGATCCTATTAATAGTGGAATGATTTCAATAAAAATTCCAAGTAGTGTATCAAGAAACAACCCAAGTTTTAACCCAGTCGCATTTATGTCAATTTTAGAACAAGTAAAAGTCACACCAGATTCTATTGCTTTGGTTGTTATTAACGAAAGAACTGGCACCATTATTTCTGGTAACAATGTCACAATTGAGCCAGTGGCAATTAGCCATGGACGACTTGAAGTTCAAATTGGAAAGAAAAATAACAAGGTTAACGAATTACCAAGCTCAACAACTGTTGGAGAACTCGTAAGAGCACTAAATACCTTAGGTGCTGGTCCAAAAGATATTGTATCAATTTTACAAACACTTGAAGCTGCTAATGCGCTAAGAGCTCAAATTAAACTTTTATAACAGGAGTTAAATATGAGAATAAATATTATGGATAATCTTTTATTTAAAAAAACAATACCATCAGAAAAAGAAACAGTAAATCCAAAGATAAAGGAAGCAGAAACAGTTGCTAAGGAATTTGAAACAATTTATTTAGATATGATGTTAAAAAGCATGAGACAAACCGCTAAACCTGAAAATGAATCCAATGCTCATGATATTTTTCAGAGCATGCTTGATAGCGAATATTCAAAAATTATGGCTGAATCACAAAGCTTTGGAATAAGAGATTTAATTCTCAATTGGATGAAAGATAATGATCCTTCATTAAATCCAAGTTTAAAAATATTGAATAGTCAAAATTTAAACACAGATAATAATGAATTGTTTGAATCAAAAAAAGTAATTGAAAACATGAAATCCAAATCTTTATTCACTAAGCTTGCACTTCAAAAATACAAAATAGACTAACCAAACATTTTAAATATCAGATATGGATAAACCAGAGTCTGTAATAACAAATGCAGACAAAGAAAAACCAAATGAATCAGAAATTTCAATTGAAAAATCATGAACATTTTCATCACCCAAACCGTGCTCTGTGTTTTTAGTAATTAATGTTTCTCCTCCATCAAACGAAAACATAAAACCTTTATTTGTTGCAAAGTAGATTGTTGTACCAACTTTCTTAATTGCAGAAACTTGATAGTTTGATAAACTTGTTAAACTACGATATGTTTTACCATTATCTAAAGTCACCCAAACTCCATCTGTTGTACCAAGAAAAATTTCATCTGCATTTTTATATACACATAATACTTTATGACTATTCGTTTTATTTTCAAAAACTTCTTTAAAAACATGATCCTCTTTGGCAGAAAAAACTTTTCCTCGCTCTGTGACAGCATATAACTCTTCAACAAAAGAAAATAATTTTTTAAATTTTCTATTAATTTCATTATCTTTCTTGCTAATAATTACCTTATCAAAATTATCAATATTATTGTTTTTTGTATAAAACATCCCTTTATCTGATGCATAATATGTTCTATCTCCAAAATTTTTAATTGAATTAAATTGAATATTAGCAATTGATTGCTTCGACAGTTTAAATATCTCAGAGTAATTATTTTTAGCTATAAATAAACCTTCTTTGCATCCTATATACAAAATATCATTTTTTGCAAAAATACTACTACAAAAATTTTTATGCGATCCAATTTTTGTATTTTTAAAACTTAAGCCATTATTATCAGAAACAAAAAGATTATTATCCTTAACAAAAAAAACAAATTTTCCATAATTTAATATACTACCTTTATATTTATGATTATCATTAAGTTTACTAAACTCCATATTATGAGTAAAAGAAGCAGATTTAAAATAATTTGGAAAATCTAAAATTACCGAAGAAAATAAGCCTTCTTGATTAGATATATAAACCATATTCTCTATCACACTGATATCAAAAACTTCTTTATTCTGGAAAGCATTGACTTTTAGAAATTTACTATGAATACCATTACTTGTAAACCACAAGCCAGAGTCAGTTGCAAGAAAAACCAATTCATTTGAAACAAAAATAGAAT
This region of Spirobacillus cienkowskii genomic DNA includes:
- a CDS encoding ABC-F family ATP-binding cassette domain-containing protein, producing MIRIDNLYKSYGKKVLFQNSTYHFPEGERIALVGPNGAGKSTLLNIICGLEEPDKGDILKPSKLNLGYLPQEPNPNPKATILDECIDGAVKLRELKQRLDLVLHEMEHNYSEEVHKKFEIIETQFRELGGYALQARAKGILVGLGFLGSQLSKHPKQLSGGWRMRLELARVFLNDPDFLVLDEPTNHLDLPSLVWVEKFLQSFKGTLLFVSHDRALLNRLSTITLHLFNGKFTPYKGNFDSFLEQREQRLELETAAFERHQKRVGEIQKFVDRFKAKASKSRQAQSRMKMLARMKEVEDSFDLDDDIDEIIFTLPKVVQSGKEVLKISSMTIGYEKFVLSKNINLSVLRGQKIAIIGPNGIGKSTLLKTIASKINAIDGHFELGHNVSLAFFAQDQLDVLDESKTVLENVLEVSDDIGEKRARSVLGNFLFKGDDVFKYVKVLSGGEKSRVGLACLLLKKANFLLLDEPTNHLDMSSVEILASAIEEYEGTMLFVSHDRNFIDSICTHIFAMTNDGRFALFEGKLDDYERLSKLSNFPDILSPDRSMEMAKLEEGSSEQNHNFEKVITTESRKNSKKDELNLIQSKQKIEAEITNLSCKINEIELKIEKIPYSNYQEIESLNNSLNNYKKKLNECEELWLEVETQLVNLK
- a CDS encoding alpha/beta fold hydrolase encodes the protein MFQEYTEKIKSFDGNQLFFRLYTPAIKNQLEIKPDGVVLAVHGFGEHSGRYSHLAEIVCSKNLAFAIFDIRGHGRSGPLRGDAENLHAFILDIIFMCDHVKKIFNINANNKKFFGLLGHSFGSLLVTYALAHMNYSSLNVFLSSPCYSVKQKIPKWKKLIANNLSKYLPNLFVPTGISPNSLSNNPKNNQAAQSDKEILKFISARMGYIFLSAVDESKIINAIQMIKNPIKIVAASDDKLVDVEKTKKYVSYFHNNGNSLKVIQGAGHEIFNEILEYQKVALHEFVMWLESKNDNFGVE
- the flgG gene encoding flagellar basal-body rod protein FlgG, producing the protein MLRSLNTAATGMDSQQKLIDTLSNNMANVNTIGFKASKAYFHDLLYQNIRAPGLQTTTGVIAPSGIQIGNGSKIVAVEKTFEEGAIKITNKDTDMAIMGKGFFRIQLPDGNIAYTRDGTFRRSADGRIVTSEGLPLIPEIVVPANTLHLNIGIDGIVTAKVSGEQEPRNLGQITLANFINPAGLNSMGRNLYTATQASGEAIVSIPGENGLGTIDQGELETSNVNIVEEMVQLIVGQRAYELNSKVIKTGDEMLSSTNQMK
- a CDS encoding flagella basal body P-ring formation protein FlgA is translated as MNAIASPPAIYVEYKSLSNNPEILEIQKDILVQFIKANKHENSLVVENTDNINEVINKNTVLSIKCISCQINNSNLYEIIPNSMRKIKNNFVTEYRFDLKNSIEQKFSWHIEIMEKKNIYYIVAKQTINPNMIIFEKDLEILRCTSGENKCTPKYPFIELKEAQKQLNFYNNKKTSQFLSIKQEIEPKSLSQEILVRAGEIIKIIYSPKDSLVLQTMGKSLSNGGRGELIRVQLTDWHDKGFVPHSTKRIIEGIVIAPSEVEYAAN
- a CDS encoding flagellar basal body P-ring protein FlgI, yielding MSKKKEYYYNYIIILFTTIFTLFFLDKSYTLEADLSVRIKDLVEVKGVRTNPLSGLGIVVGLQGTGDSKASIATNKAAALMINRLGITVTPQEVITKNIAVVIVTADLPPFARIGDKINIRISSIGDSTSLEGGTLLLTSLSAADGQVYVTAQGSISQGTSMAGNEGGAGQPAKNTTPKTVSLALSGIVEKEFLSTFINNNKIELSLKKADFTTANRIAKTLNDYFGEFIADPINSGMISIKIPSSVSRNNPSFNPVAFMSILEQVKVTPDSIALVVINERTGTIISGNNVTIEPVAISHGRLEVQIGKKNNKVNELPSSTTVGELVRALNTLGAGPKDIVSILQTLEAANALRAQIKLL
- a CDS encoding rod-binding protein, which produces MRINIMDNLLFKKTIPSEKETVNPKIKEAETVAKEFETIYLDMMLKSMRQTAKPENESNAHDIFQSMLDSEYSKIMAESQSFGIRDLILNWMKDNDPSLNPSLKILNSQNLNTDNNELFESKKVIENMKSKSLFTKLALQKYKID